Proteins found in one Chlamydia pneumoniae TW-183 genomic segment:
- a CDS encoding DUF648 domain-containing protein: protein METYSFSTELQKNTSLYIMEKLDSYFSFQGKRTRVIAITPAGLAIAYEQNIHLSMTVKILKVLSFPRSLLRTTSLWYRP from the coding sequence ATGGAAACTTATAGCTTTTCTACAGAACTACAGAAAAATACTTCTCTCTATATCATGGAAAAGTTAGATTCCTATTTTTCCTTTCAAGGCAAACGCACACGGGTAATTGCAATAACCCCTGCAGGTTTAGCCATCGCCTACGAGCAGAATATCCACCTCTCTATGACCGTGAAAATATTAAAAGTCCTCTCCTTTCCACGGTCTCTCCTCAGGACAACTAGTTTGTGGTATCGCCCTTGA
- a CDS encoding IncA family protein, whose protein sequence is MSIYSEILSFSELTSCKHSLFPFGPIETASIRIHHVFNVVIVCLIILGTLFVCLGMVFLGVFSTYLLGMSSMILGLLLISIGLALLKFKERYGLEPKELFGVEGGFDKKLPSEIIQMQDQIADLARELDLEQKKDTLIRGFSARLDVLEGSKTEKKQILKIGVPRNLSEIQERAQEQNSILEQCKEALLFRRKSAQEIFKKLYDRKAAFWRSYREDLWCYSEIHVSKKALSNLYIGDVFEGTAPHFLMEAYAMCRTAKNLRNYVKVCVEDMRVNEEKKRAKQLSVSELLCCCTEIETDLENETNLFTSDSEDVLEEYQIHCIRVTMLHALWAIYNDEVVSRKPIDTLDRVRARMAVEDCIETFEELQMCVVHTKTLELEIAQLYVDILLEA, encoded by the coding sequence GTGTCTATTTATTCGGAGATATTAAGTTTTTCAGAACTTACTTCTTGTAAACACAGTCTTTTCCCTTTTGGGCCTATAGAAACGGCGAGTATTCGCATTCACCACGTCTTTAATGTCGTGATCGTTTGTCTTATTATTTTAGGGACTCTTTTCGTATGCCTGGGGATGGTATTCTTGGGAGTTTTCTCTACGTACCTTTTAGGGATGAGCAGCATGATTTTAGGGCTGCTCTTAATAAGTATAGGATTGGCGCTTCTTAAATTTAAGGAGCGCTATGGATTAGAGCCTAAAGAGCTATTTGGTGTTGAGGGAGGGTTCGATAAGAAGCTTCCTAGTGAGATTATACAGATGCAGGATCAGATTGCTGATTTAGCAAGGGAGTTGGACTTAGAGCAGAAAAAGGATACATTGATTCGTGGGTTTTCTGCACGACTCGATGTTTTGGAAGGTTCTAAAACAGAGAAAAAACAGATTCTAAAGATAGGTGTTCCTCGAAATCTAAGTGAAATTCAGGAGAGAGCCCAAGAGCAAAACTCTATTTTAGAGCAGTGTAAAGAGGCACTATTATTTCGAAGAAAATCTGCTCAGGAGATCTTCAAGAAGCTCTATGATAGGAAAGCTGCTTTTTGGAGATCCTACAGAGAAGACCTTTGGTGCTATTCAGAAATTCATGTTTCAAAGAAAGCACTGAGTAATCTTTATATTGGTGATGTTTTTGAGGGAACTGCTCCCCATTTTCTTATGGAAGCATATGCTATGTGCCGCACAGCAAAAAATTTGCGTAATTATGTAAAAGTCTGTGTGGAAGATATGAGAGTGAATGAAGAAAAGAAAAGAGCAAAACAGCTATCGGTTTCAGAACTTCTGTGTTGTTGTACTGAGATTGAAACAGACTTAGAAAATGAAACGAATCTTTTTACGAGTGATTCTGAGGATGTTTTGGAAGAATACCAAATCCACTGTATACGTGTGACTATGTTACATGCTTTATGGGCGATATACAACGATGAGGTAGTATCTAGGAAACCAATAGATACTCTTGACAGGGTAAGGGCTCGGATGGCTGTGGAGGATTGTATTGAGACCTTTGAAGAGCTACAAATGTGCGTAGTACATACAAAGACTTTAGAACTCGAGATTGCTCAACTTTATGTGGATATCCTTCTAGAGGCATAA